The Chlorocebus sabaeus isolate Y175 chromosome 16, mChlSab1.0.hap1, whole genome shotgun sequence genome window below encodes:
- the RNF227 gene encoding RING finger protein 227, which produces MQLLVRVPSLPERGELDCNICYRPFNLGGRAPRRLPGTARARCGHTLCTACLRELAARGDGSGTAARVVRLRRVVTCPFCRAPSPLPRGGVTELALDSDLWSRLEEKARAKCERDEAGNPAKESSDADREAEEEGESEKGAGPRSAGWRALRRLWDRVLAPARRWRRPLPSNVLYCPEIKDIAHLTRCTL; this is translated from the exons ATGCAGCTCTTGGTGAGGGTGCCCTCTCTTCCGGAGCGGGGCGAGCTGGACTGCAACATCTGCTACCGTCCTTTCAACCTCGGGGGCCGCGCGCCCCGCCGCCTGCCCGGGACGGCGCGCGCCCGCTGCGGCCACACGCTCTGCACCGCCTGCCTCCGCGAGCTGGCAGCGCGCGGGGACGGCAGCGGGACGGCCGCGCGCGTGGTGCGCCTGCGCCGCGTGGTCACGTGCCCCTTCTGCCGCGCGCCCTCGCCGCTCCCGCGCGGCGGCGTCACGGAGCTCGCTCTTGACTCGGACTTGTGGTCGCGATTGGAGGAAAAAGCGCGGGCCAAGTGCGAACGAGATGAGGCGGGGAACCCGGCCAAGGAAAGCAGCGACGCTGACAGAGAGGccgaggaggaaggggagagcgAGAAGGGGGCGGGGCCTAGGAGCGCTGGATGGCGCGCGCTCCGGCGGCTCTGGGACAGGGTCCTGGCGCCCGCGCGGCGCTGGCGGCGTCCGCTGCCTAGCAACG TGCTCTACTGTCCGGAGATCAAGGACATTGCCCACCTGACCCGTTGCACGTTGTAA